ttttatttACAGTTGCAACTTCTTTTGATAAGTTTCAAAACAAAGTCTTAAACGAATCATTTGTTTTACAACAGATTATGTCGACAGGAAATCTGCACAAGAAGTTTTGTACGGCCACTCAAACATGTGCGAATTCCGAAACCCCATTTTATGATGTCGTAGTGTATCTGTCAATAAAACTTCAGAGTTGTAGCACCCTCCATAATAATGCGCCAAATAGTACCAAGTGTAGTAATAATATATACGTGTTTCTTAACACCAATGTGAGTAAGGTTTGTCGTACtactatacatacatatatatttttttttacctaaATGTTCGAATTTGTAACTCAACAAGGCGGTCATAGTGCGGATGTGTGTAGTTTCAGAGCTCCAGCTCCAATGCTAGAGAATATAGGACCAAATGCACGTTTCTCCCATCTGTGGttcgattttttaaaaatgtttgatcCTTATATAcactcataaaaattttttagtaaaaacaggaaacatttttgctgtaatagcagaaaatCTGCTTAGAATGGGACAGTTGTAacctttttttgaattttctgctgttttcacatcgcaaaaagtttaaaatagaCAAAAAATTTCGTGAGTGCTTCAAAAACTTGTACATTACATCGtatctttttattttaaaggTATTTAGCGAAATTCTTCTTTCAATTTTCCACAAGTGGATAATTTTTAACGATTTCGAATAACAGGAGACAAAATATATACTAAAATTAGTTGCTTTatgcttttgaacaaaaaatttacgcttaaaaattgcaaaaacaaacATTAATGTAAAGCAACTACCAttaagaaattgaaaaatttgaaacggtttcCTTCAAAGGTTAAAAATACTAATTTTGaatcagcagacaatgtttgctaataTCAGCAAACTTGTTTCTTTAAGTGTATAACTTGAGAAGGAAAACCCTAATGACttgcataaaattaaattattactcGAGTTTTGTGCGATTTTCGCTAAGTATCTTTAAATCGCCCAATACATACAGTATGGAAGCATTAAGAACTCTGGCTCAATCCTTAAAGAATGGGTACATTATATGCTTTTTGGTCAGCGTAGTCTGTCAAATAGCTCCACAAAGAGGAGAattgtgtgaaaattttaattatatgttgcatGAAGTTTAGCATATTGTATTTAAATGTGCCTTCCATCCATAAAAGGAGCAGCagatattttcagcaaacaacagcaaAAGGATTTTCAGCAGTCAATCTGCTATTCTAAAATCGTAAACATCTTGTTATAATAGCAGAAATagctacactaatagaaatttgttattaaacaagtaaaaagacgttaagttcggccgggccgaactttggatacccactacctccggtatatatgtaaaccacctttcatcaaaatccagtgaaaattgcataccttatatactatagcagtaatatcgaaataagatccgatttggaccaaatactaataagtacaagttattgttcaattttgtataacaatattttggtctttttagtagctatacatggatgtcgaaaaacctaacataagtcaatgtgccgaatttcagttaaatcggattataatatatatatttttttgggaccaagactttaaatcgaaatatcggtctataaggcagctatatgcaaatcttgatcggtctagaccaaattgcagaaatatgtggaggggcataACTCAACtctttatcccaaatttcggcatcatcggacaataaattgcgccttttatgggcccaaaatattaattcaagaaatcggtctatatggcagctacatccaaatcttgaccgatctgtgccataatgcagaactatgtcaagaagTTTAACTTAACtttatgtcccaaatttcggcgacatcggacaataaatgcgccatttatgggcctaagaccccaaatcggaggatcggtctatatggcagctatatccaaatctgaatcgatctgggccaaattgactatggatgtcaaggggcctaacacaaaccactaccccaaatttcagcaaaatcggataatgaatgcggcttttatgggcctaagaccctgaatcggaggatcggtctatatggcacctatataatctgaaccgatctaggccaaattgacgaaggatgtccaagggcctaacacaactcactgtcccgaatttcagcaaaatcggatattaaatgtggcttttatgggcctaagaccctaaatcggaggatcggtctatggcagctatatccaaatctgggccgatctgagccaaattgacgaaggatgtcggcgggtctaacacaactcactgtcccaaatttcagcaaaatcggatattaaatgtggcttttatgggccgaagaccccttaatcggcggatcggtctatatggcagctatatccaaatctagaccgattggggccaaattgaggaaggatgtcgaggggcctaacacaactcactgtcccaaattccacaaaaatcgaataataaatgtggcttttatgggcctaagaccctaaatcggaggatcggtctatggcacctatatccaaatctggacagaactagggcaaattgacgaaggatgtcggcgggtctaacacaactcactgtcccaaatttcagcaaaatcggataaaaaatgtggcttttgtaggcctaagaccctaaatcggaggatcggtctatatggcagctatatccaaatctggaccgatctaggcaaaattgacgaaggatgtcgaagggcctaacaaaactcactgtcccaaatttcagcaaaatcggataataaatgtggcttttatgggcctaagaccctaaatcggaggatcggtctatatggcaactatatccaaatatggaccgatctaggccaaattgacgaaggacgtcgaagggcctaacaaaactcactgtcccaaatttcagcaaaattggataataaatgtggcttttatgggcctaagaccctaaatcggaggatcggtctatatggcagctatatccaaatctgcaccgatctggtcaaaattgacgaaggatgtcgaaggggccaaCAAAAcccactgtctcgaatttcagcaaaatcggataataaatgtggcttttatgggcctaagaccctaaatcggccgatcggtctatatggcagctatatccaaatctgacgaaggatgacgaagggcctaacaaaactcactgtcccaaatttcagcaaaatcggataataaatgtggcttttatgggccttaaaccctaaatcggcggatcggtctatatgggggctatatcaagatatagtccgatatagcccatcttcgaacttaaccgcttatggacaaaaaaagaacctgtgcaaaattttagctcaatatctctttttttgaagactgtcgtgtgatttcaacagacagacgaatgtacatggctagatcgtcttagattttttcgctgatctagaatatatatactttgtagggtcggaaatggatatatcgatgtgttgcaaacggaatgacaaaatgaatataccctcatccttcggtgataggtataaaaagcaaaaatgtttgctgaaataaCAGAAAATAGAACAGCAGTAATTGCTTGCTAAAATAGGAAACAGTTACTGCTGTTGTCAGATAAAAAGTTGATTGCTGcctaaatatattaaaaatttttatattaagtcTTATCTTTTTATTATAAGGGTATTCGGGCGtaaattttttctacttttcaACAATTGTATAACTTTTTTACGCTTCCAAATGACAGCTGATAAAATATATTCTAATGTTTTATTTAtgctttttaacaaaaaatgtactactaaaatttcctaaaatgtATATTACGTgtaatgttgttgtagcagtttgttatacaccgaggcggcagcctttgttGATGtcaatcgggtcaatccggtacttacaaacgactgccatgggattgtttgttgttttacGTCTAATATATGGTAAATGATCTAATGTCAGTttagaagttaaaaaattttaaacacttTGGTATGTTTTTTTTCTATCATTTTTCATTTGCACCAACTTTTTATTATCTGAGAATCGCAGAAATtgtttgctgtttcagcaaaaaatTATTGCTGTCCCATTTTTAGCAGCTTTGCTGTTATTACAGCAAATATCGTCGCttattttactaacaaatttctatgagtgttgTATTAACGATAATTCCCAAAATTATTGGTGGTATATTTTTCAtaatcgatatatatttttgcgAAAAGATTCATTTTTATGGTAATAACAAATTTCATATACCATGTTAATTGCCAAGTACCTATTTGTGCTATGCACTAATCAGATAGTCTGTCGCAAGACGATTTTGTGTATAGAGATTTAGCTTACCATAGACCTaaatggttttattattttcgAAGGACATCCATTTAATAAACATTACAAGGTAAaactttcattttcaagttttttgcctgttagggcaagatcataaaattttacaatttttaaaaattgtaggcaataaaacttttttattgcTTAATTCTTAATCCtaaactaattaattttttacttatttatatattaataataacatattttatatattgcAATCTTGctgtaaatatattttaaaaatgggaagaaagtttttttaacacatgtaattttatttattgaacCTATCAACCACCGTTGATAGATTcaattgggccaaattgacgatggatgtcaaagggcctaacacaaaccactgtcccaaatttcagcaaaatcggaggatcagtctatgtggcacctatataatctggaccgatctagggcaaattgacgaaggatgtcgaagggcctaacacaattcactgtccctaattttagcaaaatcggataataaatgtggcttttatgggcctaagaccctaaatcggaggatcggtctatggcagctatatccaaatctggaccgatctaagccaaatttacgaaggaggcctaacacaactcactgtcccaaatttcagcaaaacaacTGCAGTGGTTTGAAAACCCCGTTTTTGAATTAACACTGTCAAATTCCCGTCAGTATAGCGTAGTCcgttaaaaccaaaaaaaaaatataataagcaGAAATAATTTTGACTAGTTTctttgaacattttaagaattcaaaaaatttattggcGCAAtcacataacaaaacaaaaaaatccaaaacaaaaaacgattaattaaattttagtaaatGAAGCAatagttttttaaataaaaccaattaagaaataaattaatattcgaaattcaCTCATTAGGCCTTGTCCCTATAAGGCTTTTTTTGATTATcaataaaagattttatttgctgAGGGGTTCTTCCCTCcaaaatattgtattttttttttaatttgaggcATTCTAATACGGTAGGAAGTTTTTTTATTCTTCCAAGATCTCCCAGCTCGTTGCGCAGCACTTCTTTCTCCATTGGTGTCCATCTCCGACGTTTCGTTTTTCCATAGGGAGaagctaaaaatttaaaaatttattaaaatatcgataaaatatttaaaatatttttctgaaaagattttttgaaaGGCAATCTTAATACTAAGTTATAAGTTGGTGAcagaaaaatgttaaaacttACTACttcttctcttcttctttggCATGTAATCTGGATCTCCATTTTGATCTTCCACGGTAGAGGTGATGATATTTTGATCGCCAATTACTGCTGCATCATACCCATTGCTCTGGTCGTCTAAGTCAACTCTATCACCGACATTGCCTCCATTACCAAGATCCACTTCGTTACCTCCATTACCTTGGTTGCCAACGTTACCTCTACTATCTTCATCACCAACGTTACCTCCTTCACATTCGTCGTCTGCGGCATCTTCATCGCTTTCATTGTCGTTAACGCCATTATCACTAATACCAATTGCTGCCATAAGAATTTGGGACACGCAATTTACTTCAGCTTCTGGAATTGTTGCTCGGTAAACGTTTTTGTGGATATCTTTATGATGTCCCAAAAAGTTGGCTAATTTATCAATAGAGGCCTCTTCTGCATTAATCATTGACATATAAGTGGCTATGTGTTTACGCAATTTAGTTCCACGCAGACTTTCCGGAATTTCTGCACCGCATTCAGTGGAAAACTGTCTAATCAAAGTACATGCACGAAAGTATTGGTTGGATGTTTTGGAAGCTACCGGGTTTGCGAatataaaagggtttttaataGTTATCCCTGCTTTTTTGCGGTAttctaaaattttatcaattgcTTTAACTGTTAAAGGACAAAGAAGCACAGGTACAGTGCGGCCTAGTTTGCCTCTTAGGTTAATCCTAGCATATTGTCTTGCAAAAAATATTGCTTCATTAGATAAATTGCTCAGCAGCTCCTTCTCCATTCTGTTTGTTATAATTTCTTTGTTGGTATAGTTAGCAATTTGGATGCGCTCAAGTTCTCCAGCCCTTCTTCTGTTAAAGATTTGTATGAGCACTAAAGTACATTTATTCAATTCGATGTAACTGTCCATATCAAAGCTTGTCAATTTCGAAATATATTCGGCCACTAAGTTTTTAAGATAAAAGTACAATTTCTTAATATCTTCTTTTGTTGGCAGGACAACTTTTTTTATCCGCTTTTGGTTGCTCTGGTCTTCAAGGGCTTTTCTATTTATAACCGTAGGTACTTCTTCTTCCCACAGTAAGATAAAATCACGGACAGTTTTCTTTTTATCTTCTTCCGCTAGATCTTTAACATATTCCGCTTGCAATGTATATgcacatttttttattaaagacgAAAGTATTATCGCCACTTGTGGATGATCATACCATTGCCGTTCCTCATTCCAACTGgctactttttttatagcctctATGCACATATCATGTTTTTGGGGCCTAAAGACGTCTTTTAATTCGGTAATTTCATGATCTAAAGCCATAGCCTGAAGTTTAAACCTGCCTAAATACCGCAAATGAGCACGAATCATTTCGTAATTGTGGGGGGACGTGTACTTCTCGGCCATCCTCCTACCATATTTTATTATGAGTTCATCAAACCTGATGGAATCGGTTACAACGTCGTCATTGAGAACTGGCAAAATCTTCGTTCTTAGGACTGGACTGGCCGCTGGATGGTAAAATTGAGTTAGTGCTTTACCCGCTGCTATAGTTAACTTATTTTTTCTAGCCCTATTGactttatggcagttataccggTGTTGTCGAAAACTCATTTTGGAATAGAAGCCCTTACAAGTGCAACAACAAGTCAAATCAGTGGCACTTTTCGCAAACTTCTTTTGTGGATTTCTTGGTAAAATTAAAATGCCAGTGTTTGCAGTTTTGTTAGTATTATGAATAAAATCACCTTCTTTccgcaattttgccaaaattttcatacGCTCATCACTCTTTGCCGGCAACCTGCTCGCAGTTTTTACTTCTCTCTCAGCCTTATGTTTCAAAAGCAAATGCCTTCCAATCTGAGTCTGCAATGAaccgcaaaatttgcaataatgcctTTTCTTGACTTTGCCTTTGAGAGGGACTGTAACCAAATTTATATTAAGAGGATCCTCTATAATTGTTAGGCTTTGTTCAAAAGTAGAGCATAAGCTGGTGTCCGGAACATACTGTGAATTAGACGTATTCTCGCGGTTCAATGAACTATCAATGTTGGATTCGCATTTCGAAGTATCTGCGGTAATTGTGCTAACATCCAAGTCACACTTATCCTGAGAAACTCCTTCGCAATGGGTCgagtttaaaattgttttgtagGTGGACGTCGATTTTATTGGATGTAACTGAGTCGGTGATACATTAGAAACGGGACAAAATAATTCTACTTCCGGACTATCCTCTTTAGTAGATAAATCATATTGGTTTATTAAACATTCAATGGTGGTATTGCCTTGCGTAGTATTTGCAGAAACCAAGCTAAGATCCAAACCAGATTTGTCCTTAGAAACCCATTTATTTAAAAGTGTCGAGCTTAAGTCTATATTGGAGGAGGGCTTTGATGGTTTTAGAGGTAAGTGGCTTTCTGGCGTTGGTGATGAAATAAGAACTAGAGGATCCTCCCCATTTTTCAAATACTTCTCACTAAAACAACATAATGTGACATCCTCAGGAAACTCTAAGTTAGTTGTAGGTAAATCATCTTGGTTTAATGAATATTCCATATTTGTAATACTAGCAGCAATCTTGCCGACATTCCGATTAGATTTGTCCTGGTAAACCCCTTAAAAAAAAGCGTCGAGTTTGAAATTATATTGAAGGTAAACAGTGTCATTGGAGATAACTGACATACATATCTAGATAATCATAAATAACTTGCAACTAATACAAGAAATTCGATTGTACTGTTTTAACTGGATTTAACTGAACAGTCTCTTATTATTTCTTGTATTGATATTCTCTTATCAATACAAGAAACTTTATTGTATTGATTATTATAATCAAATTtgctgaaaaatttctttaaaatagcCTTGAGTTTGTGGTCCAAATCCACTTTAGGCATAGTTTACTATTTTCTATCTCGAATTCCCAAAATTCAAGAgattaaatgacagctatacacaaatatatgtatataagggGTTATTTcttagagctataggaaagcttttcaaaaagaaaacacataaaattcagaaaaatgcatgaaatttttatttgaatcgatagtacttggccatttatttaaatgttcGAAGAttgttttatgcaaatgttgaccgtgactgcgtctcaaatggtccatccgcttaatccaattttgacatactctttccaatatttctgccggtatatcacgaataaatgcttcaattttgtcttccaatgcgccaattgaagcgggcttgtctgttagACATGAGGTTTAACATAGCCccgcaaaaaatagtctaaaggcgttaaatcgcacgatctagctGGCCATTTGACTGAACCCGaatgtaaaataaattgttcaccgaactcgccacaCACTAAGTTCATTCCTACCCGTGCTGTTgccgttttgttgaaaccacatgtcatgcaagttaagctcttacattttgggcaaaaaaaagttggatatcacctcacgatagcgctcaccatttacagttacattacgattcgcatcatctttgaagaagtacggtctaatgatgccaccagtccataaaccgcaccaaactgtgactttgctggttgcattggtagctcttgcaatgcttctggcagatctttactccaaaatttgcgcatgaacattccattaaagaactggagcaaacttctcacaaatcaatgagtgatgtccgattcaattttaagctcaatgataagggacctcctttttatagccgagtccgaaaagcGTGTCGCAAAGCGACACATCTttgcggagaagtttttacatggcaaggtacctcacaaatgtcgccagcattaggaggggataaccaccgctgaaaaatattctgttgttctcgccaggattcgaacccaggcgttcagtgtcatagggggacatgctaacctctgcgctactctaaaatcgacaattctgtttatttatgtATCCATTGATATACTGACTGCGAcattttcttcagttcgcactctATATAAGCGTGTTGTTGGCTTAGAgtccaacaatgtaaatttggtgcgAAATGGAAGAAGCTCGCGACTAACTATTTAACAGACGATTCATCATTAAATTATGGACCAAATTGGCATTTAAGGATCTCAtgtaatgcttttatgggcctaagaccctaaaattgaagaatcggtctatatggcagcta
The Stomoxys calcitrans chromosome 3, idStoCalc2.1, whole genome shotgun sequence genome window above contains:
- the LOC131995932 gene encoding uncharacterized protein LOC131995932; the encoded protein is MSFRQHRYNCHKVNRARKNKLTIAAGKALTQFYHPAASPVLRTKILPVLNDDVVTDSIRFDELIIKYGRRMAEKYTSPHNYEMIRAHLRYLGRFKLQAMALDHEITELKDVFRPQKHDMCIEAIKKVASWNEERQWYDHPQVAIILSSLIKKCAYTLQAEYVKDLAEEDKKKTVRDFILLWEEEVPTVINRKALEDQSNQKRIKKVVLPTKEDIKKLYFYLKNLVAEYISKLTSFDMDSYIELNKCTLVLIQIFNRRRAGELERIQIANYTNKEIITNRMEKELLSNLSNEAIFFARQYARINLRGKLGRTVPVLLCPLTVKAIDKILEYRKKAGITIKNPFIFANPVASKTSNQYFRACTLIRQFSTECGAEIPESLRGTKLRKHIATYMSMINAEEASIDKLANFLGHHKDIHKNVYRATIPEAEVNCVSQILMAAIGISDNGVNDNESDEDAADDECEGGNVGDEDSRGNVGNQGNGGNEVDLGNGGNVGDRVDLDDQSNGYDAAVIGDQNIITSTVEDQNGDPDYMPKKKRRSTSPYGKTKRRRWTPMEKEVLRNELGDLGRIKKLPTVLECLKLKKKYNILEGRTPQQIKSFIDNQKKPYRDKA